In Kitasatospora sp. NA04385, a single genomic region encodes these proteins:
- a CDS encoding TetR-like C-terminal domain-containing protein, with protein MPRAGLSTAAVVDHALELIDERGAEALTLAAVAARAGVATPSLYKHVAGGLPELRRLVAVRTVEELAGHLAAAVLGHARDGAVRALLAAYAGYALGHPRRYAALPQAPEPDPGPELVAASERLVGVLYAVLRGYGLEGSEAVHAARTLRAAAHGYASLATAGAFQLAEGTDVTLERLTGVLVEGLANWPGAEGA; from the coding sequence ATGCCCCGCGCCGGACTCTCCACCGCCGCCGTGGTGGACCACGCCCTGGAGCTGATCGACGAGCGCGGCGCCGAGGCGCTGACCCTGGCCGCCGTCGCCGCCCGGGCGGGCGTGGCCACCCCCTCGCTGTACAAGCACGTGGCCGGGGGCCTGCCCGAGCTGCGCCGCCTGGTGGCCGTCCGCACCGTCGAGGAGCTGGCCGGCCACCTGGCCGCCGCCGTCCTCGGCCACGCCCGGGACGGGGCCGTCCGCGCCCTGCTGGCCGCCTACGCCGGGTACGCCCTGGGCCACCCGCGCCGGTACGCGGCGCTGCCGCAGGCGCCGGAGCCGGACCCGGGCCCGGAGCTGGTCGCGGCCTCCGAGCGGCTGGTGGGGGTGCTGTACGCGGTGCTGCGCGGCTACGGGCTGGAGGGCTCGGAGGCGGTGCACGCGGCGCGGACGCTGCGGGCCGCGGCCCACGGGTACGCCTCGTTGGCCACGGCGGGGGCGTTCCAGCTCGCCGAGGGGACGGACGTCACGCTGGAGCGGCTGACCGGGGTGCTGGTCGAGGGGCTCGCCAACTGGCCGGGCGCGGAAGGCGCGTGA
- a CDS encoding alpha/beta fold hydrolase, with protein MNSTLGTTTRYLDVTGGRIAYDDTPGPGVPVVLLPGMLDSRAVYRHLAPLLTAAGHRVVTMDLRGMGESSTGFTDHTPAALADDLAALLDHLDLRGAVLVGSSYTGATVVRAAALAPGRTGGVVLVDAFIENLPLNGFQKALFGLVGPLVGAFPGLWGAAQKFYYPAGARPADFDAYRADLVRMLREPARRAALRGYLKGDSAPVGWCAAVDVPALVLMGDRDPDFPKPELVADRQAAALRGRRVMIGGAGHYPMAGHPQAVADALLPFLAGLAGPADENGTAR; from the coding sequence ATGAACAGCACCCTCGGCACCACCACCCGGTACCTCGACGTCACCGGCGGCCGGATCGCCTACGACGACACCCCCGGCCCCGGCGTCCCGGTCGTCCTGCTGCCCGGCATGCTCGACAGCCGCGCCGTCTACCGCCACCTCGCCCCGCTGCTGACCGCCGCCGGGCACCGGGTGGTCACCATGGACCTGCGCGGCATGGGCGAGTCCTCCACCGGCTTCACCGACCACACCCCGGCCGCGCTCGCCGACGACCTGGCGGCGCTGCTGGACCACCTGGACCTGCGCGGCGCCGTCCTGGTCGGCAGCTCGTACACCGGCGCCACCGTGGTCCGGGCCGCGGCGCTCGCCCCCGGGCGGACCGGCGGGGTGGTGCTGGTCGACGCCTTCATCGAGAACCTGCCGCTGAACGGCTTCCAGAAGGCGCTGTTCGGGCTGGTCGGCCCGCTGGTCGGCGCCTTCCCCGGCCTGTGGGGCGCGGCGCAGAAGTTCTACTACCCGGCCGGCGCCCGGCCCGCCGACTTCGACGCCTACCGGGCCGACCTGGTGCGGATGCTCCGCGAGCCCGCCCGCCGGGCGGCGCTGCGCGGCTACCTGAAGGGCGACTCGGCGCCGGTCGGCTGGTGCGCGGCGGTCGACGTGCCCGCGCTGGTGCTGATGGGCGACCGGGACCCGGACTTCCCGAAGCCCGAGCTGGTCGCGGACCGGCAGGCCGCCGCGCTGCGCGGCCGTAGGGTGATGATCGGGGGCGCCGGCCACTACCCGATGGCCGGCCACCCGCAGGCCGTCGCCGACGCCCTGCTGCCCTTCCTGGCCGGCCTCGCCGGTCCGGCCGACGAGAACGGGACCGCCCGCTGA
- a CDS encoding YiaA/YiaB family inner membrane protein — protein MTAPVPHRTTSAYFLQAVASFAFATVALVLGIAYLPVSAWMRAFLAVGLLYEITSAFTLAKVIRDRQEEGAITSRVDQARLEKLLSEHDPFKVEGI, from the coding sequence ATGACCGCTCCCGTGCCGCACCGCACCACGTCCGCCTACTTCCTGCAGGCCGTCGCGTCCTTCGCGTTCGCCACGGTCGCCCTGGTCCTGGGGATCGCCTACCTCCCGGTCAGCGCCTGGATGCGCGCCTTCCTCGCCGTCGGCCTGCTCTACGAGATCACCTCCGCGTTCACGCTGGCCAAGGTGATCCGGGACCGCCAGGAGGAGGGCGCGATCACCAGCCGGGTCGACCAGGCCCGGCTGGAGAAGCTGCTCTCCGAGCACGACCCGTTCAAGGTGGAGGGGATCTGA